GATCCCCCGCGAGCCAGTCCGTTGGCCTTGAGGTATTCCACCTCGTGCAGGAAGCCGAAGGTTCTGGCAGGAGCGAGGTCTCTCTCGAACAGCGTATCGGACACCTTCACCGAGCGATGCTGCAGTCCGATGCAGGGGTGGTCGAAGGCAATGTCGAAAGAGATGCGGAAGAACCGGGAGGGGATCACGCTGACCCGTTTTTCGCCGTCGATGACGCTGATCGGCTTGCGGATTGCCAGGTACTTCCGGTTGGCCGGCAGTTGGCGCAGGCCCGCTTCCTGCAGAAGTACGACAAAGGGTGCCGCGCTCCCATCCAGGATCGGCACTTCCGGCCCATCGATGTCGATGTGCAGGTTGTCGATGCCGCAGGCTGCGAGAGCCGCCATCAGATGTTCGATCGTGGAAACCGACAGCCCTCCCTTGCCGATGACCGTTGCCATGCGTGTGTCGACCACGTTGGCCGCAACAGCTTCGATGGAAACAGAACGATCCCCCTCGCGGCGATGGAAAACGACGCCGGTTCCGGCATTTGCAGGGCGCAGATGCATATTGATCTGGCGTCCGCTGTGGAGACCAATGCCGGAGATCTTGACGGGATGCTGCAGGGTCTGTTGGTAAATCATGATGAAAAAAAATCCTCTCTTGGAATCGGGCAAAACTTTTTTAAATACTACACCATCCTCTATGCAAAGTGTTTGCCAAAATATTAAACGATCTAACCTGTTGAATTTAAATAAGAAATAAAAGAGAGGAGGAATGGGAGTTCGTGGTCTTGATTACACAGTCTGCAAGGTATTGTGGTGTCTGCAACACAATGGCGGGGTGAGCTGGTTTTTGAGCTAAAGGCGTCCTGATCGGAGGATGCCAATAGCGAGCCAGAGGCCCAGTACCGCCGCTATGGAATAGCCGAGCAGGCCAAGGGCCGGGAAGCCGAACAGCAAAGGCCCCTTGTCTGTTTGCATGACGATGGATGAGCCGACGATCAGGGCGGCGATGAGCATGCTGAAAGACAGCCGGTTGCTGGACCGGTCGAGATCGGTGATCAGTTTTTCCAGTCCGCGATGCTCCAGATCGATCTTAATTTTGTTGCGGTTGATCCGGTTGATGAATTCCTTCAGGTCCCGCGGCAGGTATTTAATCAGCGAGGCGTAGGTTTTAAGCAGTTTTGCCCCTTCCCGGGAGAAATTTGCAGGGCTGGTTTTTTCCGCAATCAGGCGGGCCATGAAGGGTTTGAGGTGACCCACCATGTTGAAATCCGGATCGAGACGACGACCGATTCCTTCGATGGTGATCAGAGCCTTGGCCAGCAGCAGCAGGTCGGGGGAGAAGGGGATGCGGAACTCCACCAGGATTTCGACCAGTTCGGTCAGCAGTTTGCCGGCGTTGATCTCATGCAGGGGGATTTCGTAGTAGTCGTCGATGAAATTGCTCAGAGCCATCCTCAATTCCGGCAGACGGATCTCCTCGATCAGTTCGCCGGAATAAACCAGCTCGGAAATCATGCCGTCCACGTCCCGATCTACGATGGCGGACAGCAGTTCGACAACGCGCAGTTTGAGTTCACGGTCCAGACGTCCGACCATCCCGTAATCGAGAAAACAGACGGTATTGTTGGGAAGCACGAAGATGTTTCCCGGGTGGGGGTCGCCATGGAAAAAGCCGTGAACCAGAACCTGCTGCAGAACGGCGTTGGCGCCGTTGCGGGCGATGATCTTCAGATCGTTGCCGGCGGCTTTCAGCCGCTCCAGCTCAGAGACCTTGATCCCGTCGATATATTCCATTGTCAAAACGGTTTCACCGGTCAGGGAATGGAAGATTCGCGGGACATAGACCGTAGGGTCCTGTTTGAAATTTTCCCGGAAACGGTCGATGGTATGACCCTCGCGGGAAAAACTCATTTCCCGGATAATGGTGCGGCGAAATTCGCGAACCAGGCCCGTCGGATTCAAGAATTCACCGCTGGGGAGATGACGCTCCACCAGGCGAGCAAGGTTCATCAGAATATCGATGTCGGTCCTGATGACCTGCTGGATACCCGGGCGGCGAACCTTGACCACCACAAGCTCCCCGGAATGCAATCTGGCTTGATGAACCTGAGCGATACTGGCTGCGGCCAACGGCTTGGGAAAAAATTCGGCAAACAGGGTCTGGACCGGTTGGCCGAGCTCCTTTTCGATCTGCCCCATGATCGCTTCCAGACTCACCGGCGGGACAGTGTCCTGCAGTTTGCTGAGCTCCTGAACAAAGTCTGCCGGCATAATATCCGGACGGGTCGACAATACCTGGCCCAGTTTGACGAAGGTGGGGCCGAGCTCCTCCATGGCCAGACGCAGGCGAACCGGTCCGCCCAGCCGGGCAATGTTGCGCATGGCAACCCGTGGAGTGGCCCGCCGGAGGTACTGGTGTATATTGAGCTGCTCGACGATGTGACCGAAGCCGTATTTGATGAGAACGCCGAGAACCTGTCTGTAACGGCGCAAGGAACGGATGTTGCGGGTCACCCGCGAAAATGTCAGCATAAGATCACGGCGAACCGGCACGCTGGTTCAGTGGACTGCGTCCGGTCGGGCTGGAATTTTTTGGTGGCATGGAAGGGCTGTTCAGACCTTGTCCTGGAGACGGCTTTCCAGCACTTGAACTCTCTTCTCAAGGGATTCGAATTCTTCCCTTGATATCAAACCCATTTTGCAGCTCATGCGCTGAACCTCTTTCTGAGCCGCTTCTTCAAGTTTCTGCTGCTGATTGCGGGCTGCTTCCCGCAGAGAAGACAAGAGCTCCTGTCCCTTCTCCTCCCGCAGATTCATCCGGCTCTTCAGATCCTGGATGAGTTCTTCGACTTTTTTCTGACTCAGAGCCAGGGTTCCGATGCCGGCAAGGAGGGTTTTCTCGATGATGTCCGCCATGGCGTTCTCCTGTTTCAACAGGTTGATTGATGGCCTGAAACGACAAGCGACCAGGCCGAAGGTTGATGGAGGCGCAAAAACTTGCCCACTGCTGCTTTCTGCTTGGTCATTCACATTTTTCTGTATTGCGAAAGCGTCAAGGTTGAAAGGATTTCAGGTACTTCTAATACTATCACAGCGAGAGGGGCCTGCAAACCTTCTCCTTATTACCCCCGATGTTCAGCGGCGAAAAAGCCAGATGATCAGGGAGATGATCGCTGAAAGTAGAAGACAGGTGGCCAGGGGGAAATAGAAGGTAACGCGCTCCGATTCAATGCGGATATCGCCCGGCAACCGTCCCAGAAAGGGGATTTTTCCGCCGAAGTGGATCAGCAGGCCGAGTCCGGCCAAAAGCAGACCGGTGATGAACAGGATTTTTCCGAAGGTCATGGCTTGAGTTTTTTTGCGTTCGGGGCCGCTATCCTTACCGGGATCGATATGAACTATATCTTATCATTCGGGGAGGTGGCCAGAAAAACTAAATTTCCTCTGCTATCAGCGACCATGGGGGCAGATTGCGTTCCCTCCAAAGGCTATCCGCAAGGTGATCGGCGCCTTTCGGATCATCATTCAGACGATGAATTTCCCTCAGCAGATTCTGGCGAAGCTTTCCCAGGTCGGCCTGATAACGTTCGAGTATCGCGGCAAGGATCTGGCGGTCTTCGGGCAGACTCAGCCGCATCGGGCCGGAAGCGGTTGCCGAGGACAACAGGAGGGCTCGGGCCAATTCCGCTCCTTCAATCCGCAGCAGATTGCCTGACGCATCCCTAAGTTCGAAAGTCTCGAAGAACTGGCCCGCGCAAACGAGCGGGGCCTCGAACGAATACTCCTGCAGTCGGGGACGATAATAATCGAACAGGTAATGATCGGGAAAAACCGGCACGCCGTCGATGAATACATGGTCACCGATCTGTCTGGCCAGTTCGGTGCCATCCTCTTCCCGGGATCGGGGTGGCGACGAAAGTTGAGGCGCAACCACAACTGGAGGGAGAGGTTCTGTTCCCAGCCAGGAGGCCAGGACCCGGTCGATTTCACGGGTTGAAGGGGGCGGCCCATCCTCTCGCGGGAAGTGACGCTGCAGGACGGCCAGACCTGCAGGCTCGGGAACAGGCAGTCCGAAATTGACCATTTCCAGACGCAAGGATTTGCGTCCGGGCAGCCTGCGGCCATTGCTGACCACCTTCCAGAGATAATGCCCGAGACTGCTGTGCAGAAAGAGGGAAAACTGTTTTTCATGCTGTGAACTCCAGCTATCCTCTTGGGGATAAACAAGGCGGCCGGTGTCCAGAAGGGCTTGCAGATTCTCAGGCAGGTGCAGCGAAAGCCTCAGTATGGACGGATGGGCCCGCCGAAGCTTCTGCCAGTTGACACGCCGTTCGGAACCATCAGCCAAGCGGAAGCGGGTGACATGATCCGGCAGAATTGATTTGAAAAGCCTCACAAGCAGCAGGTTTTCCGGTTCCGGTTCGATCCGGTCGAGGGTGAACTGTTCCTGGATCAATTGGAACAGCGGGCGGCCGAAATCGGCGGCGGGCCAGTCGTTCGGGAGACGCAATTCAATGACCGCTCCCTCGGCGGCCATCCCCAAAAGATGGAGAAACTGCCAGGCCCATTCGGGACTTCTGTCAGGAAGTCGAAAGCGACGGGTAGGCCAGGAGGTGCGGAGCATCGCCAGATGGTTGCGGCGGCAATCAGCATCCGGATAACGACCGTTGCCCAGGGTGCCGCTGACCATGCCAGGGGCGGATGAAAAGGGAAGTTGCCACAGATCCCAGGCCTGCTCGGCCGCCGGGGACTTCAAAAGATGCCGCAGCAGGGCGGTCATGGCCAGAACGGAGCGGGGCGCGACTTCCAGAATCGGTCCCGCATACGCGTAGCAACGGTCCGGATTCAGCAGCAGGAACTGGCCGGTTTTTTCGGCCGGCGGGAAGGGCAGGGGAAAGCCGCCGAGGTGCCGGCTTTCGTTTTGGAGCAGCAGGCTGAGGGCCTCGCTGTGGCGATCGGGATCGGTGGCTGCCTGCAGCTGGGTCAGGCGCCGGTAGAGGAGATGAAAGCGGACAGCTGCCTCTTCAGGCAAGGCAATTTCATGTTCTTCCTCCTGCAGTGCAAGGCGCAGAGGGTCCGGCAGGGTCCTGGCAAACGCGCGCAGCACGGAATCGAGCTCCCGGGGTGCGATTGATGTTGGCGGATTTTCCAGGATCAGGCTCAGGAGGCGAACCAGTGTCAGAAAATTTTTACTGTCGGCAAGGTCATCGGCCGAAACGTCATATCGTGTAAATTTCCGATCGATGCGTGACATCCGGCAGGTGTCGACCAGCAAAGACCGCACTCCCGACAGGGTGAAGCGGTACAGGTTGGCGAAATAACTGGACGAGAGTTGCGGGGGCGGGACAGCACCCACCACGGCCATGATTTTGGCCTCATCCATCAACTTCTGCAGCGCTTCCTGAAAACCCTCGACGGAAGGAACGTTGTCCAGTTCGAACTGTTTCCGGGCAACCGGCTGGTCCTGTCGGGCATCCCAGAAGGTGATTTTCCTTGCAGTCCAGGTGATGAAATAAGCGAGGCCGAGGGCCTGGGAGCAGCATTGTCCCAGGTGCAGTGCAGGGGGATCGTTGCTGTCGGGAAAGAGCACCACAGCTCCGGCCATGAAACTGTCCCGGTTGATCCAGAACACCAGAGGGGGATTTTGACAGCCGCAGGGTGTGAGCAGCGACGGAAAGGTCTCGATTCTGCGCAGTGGGGATCTGCCATGAGCGATCAGGCTTTCTCCCCAATGCGCCAGCTGTTCAGCCAGTTGCCGGATGGTTTTCGAGGTTGTGGGTCGGGTGGAAAAAGCAGACATGACCTTTCTTTCAACAGGTACCTGGGGGAACAGCGGCGCCTGGGCCTATTCGAAGAGATTTCCCGAACGGCCGGCCTGGCTGGGAGTGCACTGAAAGTGACGGTAGGCAAGTTCGGTCGCGGTGCGGCCTCGGGGCGTTCTGTTAAGATAGCCCTGCTGGAGCAGATACGGCTCGATCACATCCTCGATGGTATCTTTTTCCTCGCCCACGGCGGCGGCCAAAGTTTCAAGCCCCACCGGCCCGCCTGAAAATTTCTGGATGATGGTCAGAAGGATAAGGCGGTCCATGTGGTCGAGGCCACGCTGGTCCACTTCCAGGCGGGTCAGGGCCATGTCGGCCAGCTCCCGCGTGATGATGCCGTCTCCCTTGATCTGGGCGAAATCCCGCACTCGGCGCAACAGGCGGTTGGCGATGCGTGGGGTGCCGCGACTGCGGCGGGCCACTTCGATTTCCCCTTCCTTTTCAATGGGCACGTTGAGGATGTTCGCGCTGCGGCGGACGATGGTGGCCAGCTCTTCGTGATTGTAGAATTCGAGACGGGCGATGACTCCGAAGCGATCCCGCAGTGGGGAAGAGAGAAGGCCGGCGCGGGTGGTGGCGCCCACCAGGGTGAAGCGGGGGATGTCCAGTTTGATGGTGCGGGCGGAAGGACCCTGGCCGATGATAATATCGATCTGGTAGTCTTCCATGGCCGGGTAGAGAATCTCTTCCACAACTGCGCTAAGGCGGTGAATCTCGTCGATGAAGAGAACATCCCCCTCTTCGAGGTTGGTCAGGATGGCCGCCAGGTCTCCCGGTTTTTCGATTACCGGCCCGGAGGTGCTTTTGATGTTGACCCCCATTTCGCTGGCCACAATGTTGGCCAGGGTGGTCTTGCCCAATCCGGGCGGTCCGTAAAAAAGCACGTGATCCAGGGCTTCCTGGCGGGCCCGCGCGGCATCGATGAAGACCTGGAGATTTTCCTTGGCCTTGGACTGGCCGATATACTCGGCCAGGGTTCTTGGGCGAAGAGAAGCCTCGAAACGGGCATCGTCGCCTGACAGGCCGGCGGTGATCAGACGGTCATCCATCAAAAACTCCCGGTGCTGGTGCTCTGCGCTGCTTTCTGGTAAGAGTCCCTACTCGTGATCGATTTGTCCCCCGGCTTCTATCGCAACAGGATTTTCAGGGCGGCCTTGAGGATGTCTTCCAGCGAAGAATTGGGAGGGAATTCCAGATTCTCCAGTGCTTTTTTCGAAAGGTTTTCGGTGTAGCCGAGATTTGTGAGTGCCGACAGGGCGTCTTGACGCAGGCCGGCCATACCGGCTTTTGAGGAAGCGGTCGCAACGGCGACGGCCTGTCCGGCCTCCCGGGGGATCTTCTCGCGGAGTTCGAGGATCAGTCGTTCGGCGGTTTTTTTGCCGATTCCGGGCAGCCCCGAGAGCTGTTTGACGTCACCCCGGGCCAGAGCCCCGCGCAGATCTCCAGCCGGCATGTTGGAGAGGATGTTGAGTGCCAGTTTCGGTCCGACCCCTGAAACGGAGAGCAACAGGATAAACAGATCCTTTTCCTCGGCGGTCAGAAAACCGTAGAGATTGATGGCATCTTCCCGGACATGGGTATGTACAAAAAGTCTGGCAGGGCCTTCGTCCGGCAGGGAATAGAAACTGGAAAGCGGGATCAGAAGCCGGTAACCGACGCCGCCGACATCGAGGATGACCTGGGCCGGGGTTTTTTGCAGTATGTTGCCGCTGAGAAGGGCGATCATGGCACCTCGCTGATGGTTTTCGATTGCACCAACCGGGCAACCAGTTCGCAGCTGTGGGCATGGCAGATGGCCACGGCCAGGGCATCGGAGGCATCCTCCTGGGCGATTTCCGGCAGTTTGAGAAGCACCCGGACCATTTGCTGAACCTGACCTTTGCCTGCTTTGCCGTAGCCGACCACGGCATTCTTGACCTGAACCGCACTGTATTCAGTAACCGGCAGATCCGCGTTGACCCCGGCGAGAAGAGCGACTCCGCGGGCATGACCGAGTTTCAGTGCGGAAAGAGCATTCTTGGCGACGAATATCTGCTCGACGGCTACGGCCTGAGGTCGGTAATGTTCTATGACCCCGGAAAGGCCGTCGTAAATCAATCGCAGTCGTTCTGACAGCGGGCTCTCGGCACGGGTGCAGATAGCACCGTTGTCGACATGAATCAGCCGGTTTCCCCTCTTTTCGATGATGCCGTAGCCGGTGATCCTGGTTCCCGGGTCGATCCCTAATATGCGCATTATTCAAACCGTTTCAGACGACGGAGCGGCAAGGCTGCCACCCCCAACCCGGCTGCCGGATCATGCAGGAGGAGTCTGACAGCCTTGAAAGCGCCTCTTCTCCAGATCCGCCGGCTCAGGCTACGAAGCTTGCCAGATCTTCTTCCGAGATATCGAAATTGGCGTAGACGTTCTGCACGTCGTCGTTGTCTTCCAGCTTGTCCATCATCTTCAGCATCTGCTCGGCCTGCTTCCCCTCGAGCTTGACCATGGTCTGGGGAATCATGGTGACCTCGGCGGATTCCCACTGCAGATTCCGGGCGGCGAGGGCTTCCCGGACCTCGATGAAATTTCCCGGGTCGGTGATGATCTCGATTACATCGCCTTCATCCTTGACATCCTCGGCCCCGGCTTCCAGCGCCGCTTCGAACAGGGAATCAAAATCCTGGTCCTTGCTGAAGGAAATCAGGCCCTTCCGGTCAAACAGGAACGCCACGGAACCGCTCACCCCCAAAGAACCGTTATGTTTATTGAAGATATGCCGCACGTCGGCCACCGTGCGGGTCCGGTTGTCAGTCATGAACTCGACGATGACGGCGGCGCCGCCAGGTCCGTATCCTTCAAAGGTCCCTTCTTCATAGGAAATGCCGTCGAGGTCGCCGCAGCCCTTCTTGATGGCCCGATCGATGGTGTCCTTGGGCATGTTGCCGCTTTTAGCTTTGTCGATGGCGGTGCGAAGGCGGGGATTTCCCTCCGGGTCTCCGCCGCCGATCTTGGCTGCGATGGTTATTTCCTTGATCAGTTTGGTGAATATTTTGCCGCGCTTTGCATCCTGGGCGCCTTTGCGGTGTTTGATGTTCGCCCACTTGCTGTGTCCTGCCATGTTTCTGTTTTCTCCTTGTCGGTATATTCAACGCTTGGCGTAGGAAAGTGCGAACCCGGAACCTTCTGCCGGAACTCTTGCTATTGCCGATACTCGGGTGGAAGAAAGGGGCCCATTCGATACAGAACCGCTGACCAAGGATCGGTTTTTAGGTCCGGGGGATAGAACGGTTGATCCTATCATGAAGCCCGGAATCCGAACAAGCGCTTTCCCATGGCGGAAAGCGCTTGTTCGGCCGACGGCTGATGAGATGCGGGGGACGTCTTTCAGTAAACCGGTTTAAAATCGAATTGATGGAAAGCCGTGATGAATCGAACCGTGCGGCTTTTGGATCGCATGACGATGGAGTGGGTTTCGGCACCCCCTGAAAAATAACGCACTCCCTTGAGAAGTTCGCCGTTGGTGACGCCGGTGGCGGCGAAAAAAACGTCGCCGCGTGCCATGTCTTCCGCAGAGTAGACCCGGTCGAAGTCATCGATTCCCATCGCCCTTGCCCGGTCCTTTTCTTCAGGATTCAGGAATACCAGACGCCCCTGCATGTCTCCGCCGGTGCATTTGAGGGCCGCCGCAGCCAGAACCCCTTCCGGAGCTCCGCCGATGCCGAGCATCATGTCTACCCCGCTACCGGCCACTGTTGCTGCAATAGCCGGCGCGACGTCACCGTCGGAGATCAGGTGGATTCTGGCTCCGGCCAGACGCACTTCATTGATGATTTTCTCGTGTCGGGGCCGGTCGAGTATGACCACGGTCAGGTCCTGAACATAGCAGTTTTTGGCCTCGGCAACCCTTTTCAGGTTTTCCCCGGGGCTGTCGTTGATATTGATGGTACCGTAGGCCTGGGGACCGACGGCAATTTTGTCCATGTACATGTCGGGAGCATGGAGGAAGCCCCCTCTGGGAGCAAGAGCAATGGTGGTAATGGCGCCGGTTGTGCCCTTGGCGCAGATGGTTGTACCTTCAAGAGGATCGACGGCAATATCGACTTCCGGTTCCACTCCGTTGCCGACCTTCTCGCCGATATACAGCATGGGAGCTTCATCCATCTCCCCTTCGCCGATGACCACGGTGCCTCGGATGCCGATGGAATCCAGGGTGCGCCGCATCGCTTCAGTGGCGGCTCCGTCCGCGGCATTCTTGTCTCCTTTGCCGACCCAGCGCCCGCAGGCCAAGGCGGCGGCTTCGGTTACCCTCACCAGCTCCAGTGCCAGGTTGCGATCCATCTTCTGTCAATCCTCCCTTTTGGCGGTAGCCGCCAAGATCGTTACGGTTCAATCGAATAGTCACTTGGCCAAAGTCCGGAACATGCCCTCTTCTGGCCGCATGTTCCCGATTTGACACGAGTTTAAGCGGGCCTCATCATGGCATGATTCTGGATTAAAAACAAGTTTTCCAGCAGCGGGTCTTACCTTTTTGAAACAGATTGAGCTATAGTTGAAGGCGATGCTGTTCTGCATTTCTCACATACTGCGGCTACTCAGGCACGTCTCATTCTTGACAACTCGCGCCTTGAACTCTTTTACATCAGGGCTTGATTATCGAGAACAGTCTAATGTTTACCATGAGAAAGCGAAAATGGAATGAAGAATTTTTTTATCTGGGCTCATAGAGGCGCGTCCGCCAAGGCGCCGGAAAACACCATGGCGGCCTTCCGCCTGGCCCTTGAGCAGGGAGCGGACGGGTTGGAGCTCGATGTGCATCTCACCCGCGACGGCGTACCGGTTGTCATTCACGACGCAACCGTCGACAGGACCAGCAATGGGGCAGGGGCGGTTTCCGCAATGACCTGGCAGGAAATCAGTCTTCTCGATGCCGGAAGCTGGTTCGACAAGGGTTTTTTCGGGGAACCGATACCTCCCCTTGTCGAGGTTTTCCAGTGGAACGCCGGCCGGTTGAAAGTCAACGTCGAAATCAAGGAATCAGCTGCCGCCGATGCCGTAGTCGAGGTTTGGCGGAGGTTTCCCGGCACGCCCCTGGTGGTCTCTTCCTTCGATCAGTCATTACTGGAGGAGCTGAGTCGCAAGGAACCGGGCCCGCCGGTCGGCTTTCTCTGCGACAACCGGGACTGGTTGCCTGTTGCGGAAAAAGCCGCCGCCTGCAGGGCGTGGTCCTTTCACCCCGCCCAGGAAATGGTTGACGCCCTTCTGGTCAAAACGTGCCACAGTCTGGGCCTTGCGGTTTTCCCCTGGACTGTGGATGGCCCCCGGCGGTTGGAAACGCTCTGGAATATCCAGGTGGACGGGGTGTTCTGCAACGACCCGGGATCGGTCAGGGCTTTTATGGATCGGTTCTCGACAGAGGACATTGCTGATGCCAAGGACATTCACTGAAAATCGGAACTGATAAAATTACGGGCCGAACGATACCGGCATTGCGGGACCCCTATCCCAGCAGCGAATTCGGCAGACAGATCGAAGAGACGGCCTGCATGCTGGTCGCACAAAGCCGGGGCGCCTCAATGGATGCAGGACGGCTCCTCCTTTAGAAGGGGCGAAAGCAAGTTTACAGGTAATCCCCGCCAGACGTATAATGAAGCAAAAACGACAGGAGGTCGTCATGAAAGATAAAGTTCAGGAAGTTCTGGACATGGTTCGCCCCTCACTCCAGGCGGATGGAGGTGATGTGGAACTTGTCGATATCACCGATGACGGTGTTGTTAAATTGCGGTTGAAGGGCGCCTGTGGATCCTGCCCCATGTCAACAATGACCCTGAAGATGGGTATAGAGCGGGCACTGAAAAATGCCATCCCCGAGGTCAGGGAGGTGGAAAGGGTGGAATGATTCATGCCGGAGAGGGCCGGCTGGGAAACCCCGAGAAACTTAATTCTCGGGGAGACCGGAATACAGGCAGTTCAGGCAGTCCCGCAGGGTGCAGACACCGCAGGAATGGACTTGCAGAACTGGGATTTTCTGGCCCTTGACGGCGTTGACCGCCTGTTTTCGGGCCGAATGGGAGATCTTGTTGGTAAAAATGACCAGGGCGTCGATATTCCTCAGCTTCGCTCCCATGTCATTGTGGGTGCCGGCGAAAAGCTTCAGTTTGGCCCCGAATTTTTCGGCCTCTTCCAGGTAGTGGGGGCGTAAACGATCCATTCCACCTAAAACGGCAATACACATGGGAACCTCCATAAAGGAAATGTGATTTAAACGATAATGGTTTTCAAAATCCATTGCAAGTCTTTTCTTTTTCCCCGGTGGCGATCCCGCCTTTTCAATCTGAGGTGAAAAATGAGCATTCTGGAAGGAAA
This portion of the Syntrophotaleaceae bacterium genome encodes:
- a CDS encoding YebC/PmpR family DNA-binding transcriptional regulator gives rise to the protein MAGHSKWANIKHRKGAQDAKRGKIFTKLIKEITIAAKIGGGDPEGNPRLRTAIDKAKSGNMPKDTIDRAIKKGCGDLDGISYEEGTFEGYGPGGAAVIVEFMTDNRTRTVADVRHIFNKHNGSLGVSGSVAFLFDRKGLISFSKDQDFDSLFEAALEAGAEDVKDEGDVIEIITDPGNFIEVREALAARNLQWESAEVTMIPQTMVKLEGKQAEQMLKMMDKLEDNDDVQNVYANFDISEEDLASFVA
- a CDS encoding phasin superfamily protein yields the protein MADIIEKTLLAGIGTLALSQKKVEELIQDLKSRMNLREEKGQELLSSLREAARNQQQKLEEAAQKEVQRMSCKMGLISREEFESLEKRVQVLESRLQDKV
- a CDS encoding DUF2905 domain-containing protein produces the protein MTFGKILFITGLLLAGLGLLIHFGGKIPFLGRLPGDIRIESERVTFYFPLATCLLLSAIISLIIWLFRR
- a CDS encoding AarF/UbiB family protein, with amino-acid sequence MLTFSRVTRNIRSLRRYRQVLGVLIKYGFGHIVEQLNIHQYLRRATPRVAMRNIARLGGPVRLRLAMEELGPTFVKLGQVLSTRPDIMPADFVQELSKLQDTVPPVSLEAIMGQIEKELGQPVQTLFAEFFPKPLAAASIAQVHQARLHSGELVVVKVRRPGIQQVIRTDIDILMNLARLVERHLPSGEFLNPTGLVREFRRTIIREMSFSREGHTIDRFRENFKQDPTVYVPRIFHSLTGETVLTMEYIDGIKVSELERLKAAGNDLKIIARNGANAVLQQVLVHGFFHGDPHPGNIFVLPNNTVCFLDYGMVGRLDRELKLRVVELLSAIVDRDVDGMISELVYSGELIEEIRLPELRMALSNFIDDYYEIPLHEINAGKLLTELVEILVEFRIPFSPDLLLLAKALITIEGIGRRLDPDFNMVGHLKPFMARLIAEKTSPANFSREGAKLLKTYASLIKYLPRDLKEFINRINRNKIKIDLEHRGLEKLITDLDRSSNRLSFSMLIAALIVGSSIVMQTDKGPLLFGFPALGLLGYSIAAVLGLWLAIGILRSGRL
- the ruvC gene encoding crossover junction endodeoxyribonuclease RuvC gives rise to the protein MRILGIDPGTRITGYGIIEKRGNRLIHVDNGAICTRAESPLSERLRLIYDGLSGVIEHYRPQAVAVEQIFVAKNALSALKLGHARGVALLAGVNADLPVTEYSAVQVKNAVVGYGKAGKGQVQQMVRVLLKLPEIAQEDASDALAVAICHAHSCELVARLVQSKTISEVP
- the ruvA gene encoding Holliday junction branch migration protein RuvA; translation: MIALLSGNILQKTPAQVILDVGGVGYRLLIPLSSFYSLPDEGPARLFVHTHVREDAINLYGFLTAEEKDLFILLLSVSGVGPKLALNILSNMPAGDLRGALARGDVKQLSGLPGIGKKTAERLILELREKIPREAGQAVAVATASSKAGMAGLRQDALSALTNLGYTENLSKKALENLEFPPNSSLEDILKAALKILLR
- the glpX gene encoding class II fructose-bisphosphatase, which encodes MDRNLALELVRVTEAAALACGRWVGKGDKNAADGAATEAMRRTLDSIGIRGTVVIGEGEMDEAPMLYIGEKVGNGVEPEVDIAVDPLEGTTICAKGTTGAITTIALAPRGGFLHAPDMYMDKIAVGPQAYGTININDSPGENLKRVAEAKNCYVQDLTVVILDRPRHEKIINEVRLAGARIHLISDGDVAPAIAATVAGSGVDMMLGIGGAPEGVLAAAALKCTGGDMQGRLVFLNPEEKDRARAMGIDDFDRVYSAEDMARGDVFFAATGVTNGELLKGVRYFSGGAETHSIVMRSKSRTVRFITAFHQFDFKPVY
- the lpxC gene encoding UDP-3-O-acyl-N-acetylglucosamine deacetylase, coding for MIYQQTLQHPVKISGIGLHSGRQINMHLRPANAGTGVVFHRREGDRSVSIEAVAANVVDTRMATVIGKGGLSVSTIEHLMAALAACGIDNLHIDIDGPEVPILDGSAAPFVVLLQEAGLRQLPANRKYLAIRKPISVIDGEKRVSVIPSRFFRISFDIAFDHPCIGLQHRSVKVSDTLFERDLAPARTFGFLHEVEYLKANGLARGGSLENAVVIGKDQILNPEGLRFTDEFVRHKILDAIGDFSLIGYPILGHIKAFKAGHDINHRTVEQILASPDSWELVEFGRPSHQPHAIAAQRRRAFAADLAF
- a CDS encoding NifU family protein, which produces MKDKVQEVLDMVRPSLQADGGDVELVDITDDGVVKLRLKGACGSCPMSTMTLKMGIERALKNAIPEVREVERVE
- a CDS encoding DUF2325 domain-containing protein, giving the protein MCIAVLGGMDRLRPHYLEEAEKFGAKLKLFAGTHNDMGAKLRNIDALVIFTNKISHSARKQAVNAVKGQKIPVLQVHSCGVCTLRDCLNCLYSGLPEN
- the ruvB gene encoding Holliday junction branch migration DNA helicase RuvB gives rise to the protein MDDRLITAGLSGDDARFEASLRPRTLAEYIGQSKAKENLQVFIDAARARQEALDHVLFYGPPGLGKTTLANIVASEMGVNIKSTSGPVIEKPGDLAAILTNLEEGDVLFIDEIHRLSAVVEEILYPAMEDYQIDIIIGQGPSARTIKLDIPRFTLVGATTRAGLLSSPLRDRFGVIARLEFYNHEELATIVRRSANILNVPIEKEGEIEVARRSRGTPRIANRLLRRVRDFAQIKGDGIITRELADMALTRLEVDQRGLDHMDRLILLTIIQKFSGGPVGLETLAAAVGEEKDTIEDVIEPYLLQQGYLNRTPRGRTATELAYRHFQCTPSQAGRSGNLFE
- a CDS encoding glycerophosphodiester phosphodiesterase family protein; its protein translation is MKNFFIWAHRGASAKAPENTMAAFRLALEQGADGLELDVHLTRDGVPVVIHDATVDRTSNGAGAVSAMTWQEISLLDAGSWFDKGFFGEPIPPLVEVFQWNAGRLKVNVEIKESAAADAVVEVWRRFPGTPLVVSSFDQSLLEELSRKEPGPPVGFLCDNRDWLPVAEKAAACRAWSFHPAQEMVDALLVKTCHSLGLAVFPWTVDGPRRLETLWNIQVDGVFCNDPGSVRAFMDRFSTEDIADAKDIH